The Oncorhynchus masou masou isolate Uvic2021 chromosome 13, UVic_Omas_1.1, whole genome shotgun sequence genomic interval TACGTTTACAGATCTAATTTAAAGTTTACCTTTCATGTTTCAAGCATGGCTTTTCTTACCATCTTAACCATTTACGTATGGATTTTATTACGATCCTAATGATACCTCAACCTTTTGGCAGCTATCTCCTTCCATACTCATAGTTCCCAGTGGGAAATTACACTTGAATGACCCTCCAAATAGGTATTacaagcagtggtggaaaaagtacgcAATTGTCATACATGAGTACAAGAGCGGCtcccttaatagaaaatgactgaagtaaaggtgaaagtcacccagtaaaacactacttgagtaaaagtctgaaagtatttggttttaaacatacttaagtatcaaaagtaaatataattgCTAAAAAAGTGACCCTCCCCTATACCTCAAATAATCATTAAAACATGTGACCCCCTCTATACCCAAAATAATCATTCAAACATGTGGATAGGAGAGAACATGTCTGCCATTTACCATAACGtcttggacagaccagagccttggATATGTagttttagaaactgttcttTGTCCTGTAAGCATCACATGGGAATTTTGATAGCGCACAGGACTCCGGGCCAAACGGTTGTGTATCTGCAGACCACTATGGATGAGAGTAGGGGTGGAAAGATCTCCTATATAGTCAAAGCAAAAATAGCCTTTTataaacatttcatgcaattctccGCAATTTGACATATTagcagaatattttttttaataccacacaagTTACTGAATCTACaggctaagaatggacagagagataggcaTGTGTTCCTCTTATCATATGTCTCCAATGACATATCAATGTGTCTTGTTTGCAACGAACATGCTTGTAAATAATAAAATCTGAGACATTATTAGGAATCTGAGCACGGTACTGTACTTTCAAATAtaaggcctacctttccaccccagacagagtaggcctaccaaCGCAGAAAAATGTAAGCTTTTAACTGCTGGCTACTCTTCTTCCGTGGCTTAACCCAACGAGAGAAGGTCACAAGTGTTTCCCTAGaagctgtctgggtttaaacatctATTGTACGGAAAGTGAGTAGCTTAATCAAGTGATAGTGATAGAATTCGATTATTTCCCAAGCAGAGTACATTTCTTGTCTCCTCGGGTATAGAAGGTTGTAGCTCAGCCTCTGAATAACAACGATATCCCCATATGCATTGGAGTCATGTCTTTTACAACTTGTTCCTAGTATAAAGCATCGTTGACCAAAGCGCTGTTATAGATCACTTTATATAATCGGCCTCAGGATGGAatatccattgcagtgtgtaatgcagcctaGTTTTTATTTACACCATCTCAGCAGCCATCTTAGAAAAATAACTTTGCTCTGTGCATCTCCGAGCATGCACTTCGTAGCTTATAGGCTATGgataatttgattgagaccacactaaatagcctgtAGGGACACTTGATATTGCGCGCCAAGCAGACAATCAGAGATGAGGGGCGGTATCGGGCACACACCAATCTATAGCCTTATAAGCAACTCATTCTAAAACAGTGAGAAATATAGACATTTAGTCAattacaaattacatgaccctcccctggactagatttAAAAAACTAAATAAACCCCTTGACTGAAATTGATCAAGCATGACCCTCCACCATTTTCATTCAGCTACCCATTATGTAAATTCCGATCCATCCCTCATTATCAAAAGTAAcagtttaaatcatttctaattccttattttaagcaaaacaggcagcaccattttcttgttattttttatttaaggaAAGCCAGAAGCACAGTTCAACCCTCAGACATAATTAACaaatgtgtttagtgagtctgcaagatcagaggcagtagggatgaccatggatgttctcttAATAAGTGCTTGATTTAGATTATTTTCTGTCCTGCTcagcattataaatattaatgTCAAGTACAgatagacaaaaaaaaaaaacaccagtctcaacgtcaacagtgaagaggcgactccgggatgctgggcttctaggcagagttacaaagaaaaagccatatctcagactggccaataagaaTAAAAGATTAAGATTTGCAAAAGAAGactgacactggacagaggaactctgcctagaaggccagcatcctggaattgcctcttcactgttgacattgagaccggtgttttgcgggtactatttaatgaagctgccagttgaaaaGTTGTgaagcatctgtttctcaaactatacattctaatgtacttgtcctcttgctcagttgtgcacagaggcctcccactcctctttctattcgggttagagccagtttgcgctgttctttgAAGACAGTAGTACACAGccctgtacgagatcttcagtttcttggcaatttctcgcatgggatagccttcatttctcagaacaagacaagactgatgagtttcagaagaaagttctttgttttcagctgtgctaacataattgcaaaagggttttctaatgatcaattagccttttaaaattataaacttggattagctaaaacaacgtgccattggaacacaggagtgatggttgctgataatgggcctctgtacgcctatgtagatattccataaaaaatttgccgtttccagctacaatagtaatttacaacattaacaatgtcgacactgtattgctgatcaatttgatgttattttaaaggacaaaaacttttgaacagtagtataGCCAGTTTGGTCATGTGTCAATGttaagcaagctagctaactttattATTAGCAATGTTAGCTAGATTATCAAGCTAGCTAACATCTCATTGGTTGAATAATTGTTCAGACTTCAAAGACACATGAACACATTCATGTTGTATTTATGACTTCCCAATACCCCATGAGCATATGAAACCACCCTCTCCCTTAGGGTCCAGCATTATGCCGCGTTCACGcgctagtcggaactaggaaacttgGAAATGCCCAACTTGTTAAATGGTTGAACGCAGCTTGGCTCGTGTATAACTACAAGCTATTGGCAAGTCGGACATTTctgagtttcctagttctgactaGCATGTGAACCCAGTATTAGTCCTCTGGATAACAGTGTAGTTTTATCTGGTTCTCCATGGGTGATGCTTGAGTAGAAATGAGGAGCAGGAATGAAATTGAAATCTCAGTTTATTAATCTCAAAGGCACCCTGTACCTTGAAAACAGTTTACAAACATAATCTGTCAAATTATACAATAATTAAGCACACAATGTCCAGCATTTTCCTCACTTAtatcatcattattattttgACTGATATCACTTGTTTTGTATTAAAAAGAACAAGAAAACATATATATAGATGTGATAATCAATtcatacaatgtaaaaaataacaagGTTTTCAACAACATGTATGCCTTTTTTTTCCCAGCAGAGGGCAATATTGTAAAGTGAAAAACATTTTTCTGGCAGGGAGGCAAGTGAAGGGAAGGAAATGGTTGCTGCCTCTGAAGTGAAGTATCAGAAAGTCTATTCCACAATCAACAATTGTTGTTAATCATCATGAAttcgtgtgtgtgtttacatgagTATGTGTGAAGGAGTAGAGGGGTGAGATGCGTCTGACCACAGTTGAAGCACAGTACATAGAGGACGTTTCTGTTCAAGCACAGGAGAGTAGTAATGATCCTTTGAGGACATCCTTTGGCTCATTATTTATCCTCGTCATGGTGGTAGCCACACACCACCCCCACATCCTCATCGTGTGCACAATTGTGCTTGCCCACCTTTGCCCGTTTGCAGTCCAGTAACGTCCTCTCTGTGCCCTCACACTCCACATCATCTAGCAAGATACTGCCACTGCCACCCCCCAGTTCTGCCCGTTTAGCCACACGCAGGGCTACAGGGAAGCCTAGTTGCTGGCAGACCACCGTAGCTGCTTTACTATTAAACAAGTCATCACATACTGTGCCCCACTCCCCCCGTATGTAAATCTCCACCCGCCCACGATCCGACAGCTGCTCTGCACTGATCAGCCGCACCGACCCAGCCCGATGCTTCCGGCGCCGCTGCTTCCCAGGTTTGGAACCCCGGTTCTTCTTGTTGACCCGGTTCCCTGTGGAATGTTCTGTCTTGTCACTCTGCCCTTTCAGGAACTTGTCCTGGGCCTTTGAGAGAGTGAAGTTAGGCCTCTGGGTGGTGTGCTTTGTTGCAGCTGTCCAGTACGTAGGCCTTGGTGTTGTCTGGGGCCGATTGGTCGTAACTCCTAGTGGAAAGGGTCTGACTGTGGCGTGTGGTTGTGGTCGGGTCAAGGGTCGTGCTGTTGGTGGAGAGGGCCTTCTGGCTCCAGTTGTCAACAGTGGTCGGGGCTTCGGGGTAACAGTGGGCCTGGTGTAGGACAATGACGGTCTCTGCCGGGAAGGAGTGGTGGCATGACCTGGCCTGGCCGTCATTACCTGCCTCCATGAGATGGTCAGTGCAGGTGTAGTGGTACCAGTAGTCCTCTGCTGCATTAAGGTGGGATTGGAAGGTGTTGTTACAGGTTTAACAGTAGCTCGTGTTGTTAGAGTTTCAACTGTAGCCCTTATCGTTGCAGGTTTAGCAGTAGCCTTCAGGGTTGCAGTTGGAGGTGTGTAGGTAGGTCTCGTCGTCATGGAGCGCATGGTGGTCGGAGGAGTACGGAGCGTGGTGGTAGCTGTTGTTCTCGCAGTAATAGTGGGTGCAGCGGTGGTCGTCGGCTTCTTGTCAATGACAAACTCTGTAGAGAGGAAGTCAAGCGAAAGAAACAGCCCTTTAGAGCACTCCAACTGACTGAGATGTGTTGCGCTGTGACTCATGATGGCCTGCAAAGGAACGCGTGTTTGTTTGTGGTGTCACTTACCCTCCTTCGGGTGGAAGTGAATCAGCTTGCCTTTAATCTTGACAAGAGTTGGCTTGAAGCTGCACTTGCCTGGAGGTGCTCTCCTAGATGGTGAGAGAAATCCATCAAACAATCCATTGATTTTAATGCTGCCCACGACAGCTCTATCTCCTACTAATACAGTATAGAGCAATTTGAATCATACATTATAATAACCACATGGAGAACAGTTCTATCATTGATAAGCACATTATATTCAGTAAATTGCCGTTATGGTAAAAGATTTAGCAGATATTCCCTTTGCGTGACACAGAGCGATTACATTAGCTGATTACATAGTTAAAGTAAGAGATATACTAAACAAACACAGGGGGATTGAAGACCACATCAATAATTGGATGGACAATAAACATTAGTATATCTGGCAAAGGTATGTCTGTTTTGGGAATCTGCCATTAATCCGAGATAGGGATGAATTCCCAGAGCCCCCTGGCTGTTGGGACAATGTGACCCTTGTGTAATACCTGGATGGATCCACTATCTTATAGATCACCCCCGCTCTGGCAGACGCACTGGGAGCTCCCGTTGCCAGGAAGTACAGCTCCCCTAGAAACAAGAGGAAAAAAGGATCTAAGACCCAGCACAAAGATATGCAACACTTTCAAAGTGAAATCAAGACAGCCCGTTTCTTTTGAACCCCTTCCCACTCTACTCAAATCAGCTTTGAAGTCAAGTATTCTGAAAAAGTTTGCTTGTTGAGACTTATCTGAAGCTAAAGAGCATGCACTAAGTGGCACACCACTGGGTTTGAACTGGGTGTGTTATTTCTTTATTTCTGTTCGAAAGCAGCAGAGGCTCATCATGAAATAACTCAGAGAAGCAGACAATTTTCCATGGTTGTCTTGGGTGACTGAATTCACAAGCAGCATGCATCCCCTAATGGCCTTTTCATGTACGGATCAGTACAAACAAAACACAAAAAAGACAGAAAAACATGCAAAGCTAGTTGTCAAGGTTACCTGCCTCATCTTCAGCAAAGGAAATGATGTATTTGTAATAGCTGTTGATAAGTTTGGGGAATCGGCACGTCTGGTCTTTTCCCATACAGATCTCCTTGTACTCCCACTTCCCAGTGCTTTGGTTCTCCTTCAGTGACATCAGGCGCCTAGGCACACAAGGAGTCACTCAGATTGTGCATGTGTCAAGTGAGTTTTAGGGCATTTGAAACATTTGTCAATGATCTTTCAATATTAAGAACATTTGTGTATCAACTTTTTTTCGAGGCATGACAATCTATGAAACATTTTGTGCATTTTAATCAGTATAACGTTGTATAAACACACACCCACTCATGAAATCCCCGAATATGTAGAGGCCATTGAGATTAGGCATCTGGCAGCCGCGGTATATGTAGCCTCCAGTGACCGACTTCCCCAGTTTGTGGGGGTAAGCAAAAATAGGCAGGATGTCATCTGAGGAGAAAAGATTTTTACACTGCTTAAGGGATTTAATACATATCTGAATCTCTTCACCAAATAATGAATTGATTCTTCATAGAGAAGCAGTCTGCCACCTCTACCAAGTTCTGTTGGAGGAATAGCCTACTCACCAAGAGAggagttgtgacacagcctgttGTCATAGCAAGAGAAGCCCTCCTTGGCTCTCCAGCCATAGTTGCCACCCTTGACGATGAGGTCCACCTCTTCAAACTTATTCTGTCCCACGTCCCCGCAGAACAGTCGGCCACGGCCCTGCCCGGTGATGAGGTCACCCCGGTCGATGGAGCAGCGCCACATGTTACGCACCCCGTAGGCGTAGATCTCAGGCAGCGAGCCCTTCTCCCCCAGGAAAGGATTGTCCGATGGGATGCTGTAGGGTTCCACGTCATCGTTGTTGTCCACATCGAGACGCAGCACCTTGCCCAACAGAGTGGACCTACACACACATGGGTTTAACTGAATTGTACTCATAGGAAAATGTCTGAGTATTTTAGTGTGGGCTTCTGTCATTGTTTTTCATTTGTGTATGTGtatccaacctggtctcagaacgttttgtattattctgtacgtaaatctgaGACACTCCTTTTAGTATGATATGTTCCAAATTACAATTGGTATTATATGTTACGACTTtccaaaatgtacaatatgttaggAATTTGCTAAATATACGACAtacaaattctagctaggtggcaaGGTGGCTAATGTTAtataggctaggggttagggataAGTTTAGGAGTTCGGTTAACAGGTTAACGTTAGGGTTAGCTAAcgtgctaagtagttgcaaaacAGTGAAGTAGTAAGTCGTTGAAAAGTTTCTAATTAGCCAAAATGCTAAAGTTATCCGTGATGAGATTCGTACTTGCAATGTATGGGTTGCTAAACATTAGTCATAACAACTGTAACGTGTCATGCTAATTTGAGTGTCCTTGATTTACTTTTACTATGATACGAGACCAGGCTGGTGTGTCACAACAGTCATCAAAGACATTTACGATTAATGAAAGTTATAGATGCACAAAGATCATGCCCCCAAAAGCATTTTTTAGGAGGaatgatatttatgcctctgtGACTTtctctcactcatcattattcacgattcattcatgattatctgtaatcatggtaacatccacattaatgtagaactGTTCAGAAGCATATTATATTCCTATTTACATTAAAACGGACTCTAATGacataatacattatttaccattcatttctactAGGCACAGCATCATCCGAAACACAACCAATGCAAACTGCAAATGCCTCCAACAAGTTTGTAGGGTCACAAGCTTGATGCAGTCATTGCGTGCtaagaatatgggaccaaatactcaaTTTTTTGACTACATTTAATACactgtaagtgaatttgtccaaatacttatgacaccttcaaatggggggaTTAGATACACAAaatgctttcatttctaaatgataaaacagatatgtatgaaaataccctcaaataaaaaggtaacattctgtactgtcacctcatataaaacatttgatctcaaatccaaaatgctgaagtatagagccaaatgaattattttagcttcactgtccaaataaatacataggggattctctctctctctctctctctctctctctctctctctctctctctctctctctctctctctctctctctctctctctctctctctctctctctctctctctctctctctcatactattATACGGCCCACAGCGTCTTGTGTAAATATTAGCCTTGGCAGGTCCCAAAACCCTCATATCCCTGGCCTTCCACTCATTGGCTGTCAAGAAACCCTCTGCTCATCTTTCTTCTCCTGGGATGAGCTGAAAGGGATGTTTTCACCAAATGCAACTCAGTACAATGCCTTTACCATAAGTACCGCCCCCGAGATAAAGCTGTGATGTATAGAACCCCCTTTTTCGGCATGCACAAATTCTGCTATCCACTAGAGCTACCCAACTATGAAATAGACATAACCCTCTTCTGAGAATAAAGCATAACAAGGTTGATTTAGAGCACCTGCTCTTACTCATGCCACTGTTTAAATTAGGAGGATGCGGTCATTGTTGTGGCTGGAATAGAATGAATGGAACGGAATCAGTCACGTGTTTTCCATATTTTTGGGATtcgtttgataccattccatttatttcatttcagccattacaatgagcccgtcttcctatagctcctcccaccagcctccttttACATCTACATCGTAATATTCTGAACAGAATAGCAGATATTCCACCTCCGTTCGGGTCTTTAAAAGGAGTGGCAAACATCCCTTTAAGCTCAACTATGCAATACTGTAGTGATTATCACATGGTAAGAAAATGCCGGACATCGCCCGACAGCATTCTCCATTAATATTTAGCCTGACACAGCAGGTCCAGACTCTGGCCACTGACCAAAGCGCTGTGGGGGTGGCACTCACAACCTGACTGGTACTACTATGCCCTGTCCTTGCCCATGGTTCAAAATAAAGTGCATTCTAAGACACAGACTGTCCAGAGCTCAGTGATGTTTTTCTTCAAAGAAGGGTTTAGAGTTTCTCATAATATCACTGTGTGTACAATTCTGTCACGGTGTTAAAACTATAGAGGCAGGTCACTTTCAGTTAAATGTTTTGGGCTGCCTTTGAGTCCTTTCTGAATGGCCCTGTGACACTATGTAGATTCTGGGCACTGCCAACCCCTGCCTTGGCCCCTGCCAGGAGAAAGCTAAACATACCGTGCCAAGGCTAATATTGTGAACAACTGTACTGTCTGTCTACATGAATGTACATATAGCCTTGAGCTGAGTGTTTGTCATGTCAAATGCTCAGGGGTTGAGGTCATAGATGGCGATTTCTCTCCCAATGTTACCAAAGCATTGGCGCCATTGACAAGTAAAGGTCATAAAATCGCACTTTCATGAATAGCTGCTGAGTGGCATTGCTGAAGGTCCTGTATAAAGTTAATTTAGCTTCAATCCATACATTTGTCACTCTCAATGTTGAGAGCTTGTCAATTTCTAGTCAAATTTTTTATTAAAAGATTATTCTACCCTCCGGTGTCAATTCATCTTCTGGAATATTATACTTGTTTATGACAAGTTGACAACAACTCAGACACAAATTTAATCTAAACGTGTATTAGTCAACCATGAAAATAATAATTACTAGACATTTACCAGGGCAACAGGATTTTCCATTCTTTAAAAATAGAATCGTGTATCACTATGGTACCATATGAGAACATCACATAATTTGGCAATTGAGTAATACAGTTTACAAACACACTAATTGACTAATTGTGCCCTGTGGTCCCCTTTACTGTAGCTTATATTTACATCAACAAAGATGTCACGCTATAGGTTAAACTTTTTGAACTCCTATTTTCCAGATTGAAAAAAATAAGTATACTATGAAGAGCCAGATGTATCACATTAAGCGTTTCACTCCACTATTAACTATAATTGTCACTTCTACT includes:
- the LOC135552612 gene encoding HHIP-like protein 1, which gives rise to MSRVSVKGVELLSRWLLVLLVLHAPRHGNTHPQCLDYKPPFQPREPLVFCKEYAKFGCCDLEKDDKISQNFYKIMDYFDYSGYMTCAKYIRTILCQECSPYSAHLYDAEDANTPMRELPGLCGDYCSEFWHQCRYTISLLTDNNATVGIEEDRNKFCNFLELKDREYCYPNVLSDDKLNANLGDVRADPEGCLQLCLQEVANGLRNPVAMVHADDGTHRFFVAEQLGYVWTYLPNGSRIDRPFLNLTKAVLTSPWAGDERGFLCMALHPRFTLVQKAYVYYSVSVKKEERIRISEFTLSADDMNQLDHSSERTILEVVEPASNHNGGQLLFGHDGYLYIFIGDGGRAGDPFGKFGNSQNKSTLLGKVLRLDVDNNDDVEPYSIPSDNPFLGEKGSLPEIYAYGVRNMWRCSIDRGDLITGQGRGRLFCGDVGQNKFEEVDLIVKGGNYGWRAKEGFSCYDNRLCHNSSLDDILPIFAYPHKLGKSVTGGYIYRGCQMPNLNGLYIFGDFMSGRLMSLKENQSTGKWEYKEICMGKDQTCRFPKLINSYYKYIISFAEDEAGELYFLATGAPSASARAGVIYKIVDPSRRAPPGKCSFKPTLVKIKGKLIHFHPKEEFVIDKKPTTTAAPTITARTTATTTLRTPPTTMRSMTTRPTYTPPTATLKATAKPATIRATVETLTTRATVKPVTTPSNPTLMQQRTTGTTTPALTISWRQVMTARPGHATTPSRQRPSLSYTRPTVTPKPRPLLTTGARRPSPPTARPLTRPQPHATVRPFPLGVTTNRPQTTPRPTYWTAATKHTTQRPNFTLSKAQDKFLKGQSDKTEHSTGNRVNKKNRGSKPGKQRRRKHRAGSVRLISAEQLSDRGRVEIYIRGEWGTVCDDLFNSKAATVVCQQLGFPVALRVAKRAELGGGSGSILLDDVECEGTERTLLDCKRAKVGKHNCAHDEDVGVVCGYHHDEDK